From the Chiroxiphia lanceolata isolate bChiLan1 chromosome Z, bChiLan1.pri, whole genome shotgun sequence genome, one window contains:
- the RHOBTB3 gene encoding rho-related BTB domain-containing protein 3 isoform X2 — protein sequence MVKKALNHCSVPVIISAIGARKNGVPCTCPLCTSDRRSCVTTSEGVQLAKELGATYLELHTLNDFYIQKYFGGVLEYFMIQSLNQKSSEKMKKRKKIQKCHRVQPPQLEQPEKMPILKGEASHYNTDLHNLLCGCQCADVAFYPEDLSTVAEAHKVILCSVSPLFMLLFGVKSPADIPDTSIVQMAQSLFAVEAGAASPLSPYGTPPCILPIRVVVKDSVFCSCLPDILLFIYSGAFQWERLEEDIKKKLKDPEKTELVLEKVKCILKTPGKQNSVKVCRSHQIKQLYNTSLKLFFNTPVLADVIFKIQGATVPAHRAVLVARCEVMAAMFNGNYLEANSVLVPVYGVSKDTFLSFLEYLYTDSCCPASILQAMSLLICAEMYQVMRLQHICELYIITQLQSMPSRELASTSLSIVSLLKKAKFHNSDCLSTWLLHFIATNYLIFSQKPEFQELSVEERNFVEMHRWPSNLYLKQLADYRNYIHSQKCHCTVM from the exons ATGgtaaaaaaagcattaaacCACTGCTCAGTTCCAGTAATAATTTCTGCTATTGGTGCAAGAAAAAACG GAGTGCCTTGCACCTGTCCCCTGTGCACTTCAGACAGGAGGAGCTGTGTCACAACGTCTGAGGGAGTTCAGCTTGCAAAGGAACTAGGAGCCACTTACCTGGAACTGCACACTCTTAATGACTTCTACATACAGAAGTACTTTGGAGGAGTG cTGGAATATTTTATGATCCAAAGTTTGAATCAGAAGTcatctgaaaaaatgaaaaagaggaaaaagattcAGAAGTgccatcgagtccaaccaccTCAGCTTGAACAGCCAG aaaaaatgcCAATCCTGAAGGGTGAAGCCTCTCACTACAACACAGACCTGCACAACCTGCTCTGTGGCTGCCAGTGCGCTGACGTGGCCTTCTACCCTGAGGACCTCAGCACAGTGGCAGAGGCGCACAAGGTCATCCTCTGCTCCGTCAGCCCCCTCTTCATGCTGCTCTTCGGGGTGAAGAGCCCTGCCGACATCCCTGACACCTCCATCGTGCAGATGGCGCAGAGTCTCTTTGCtgtggaggcaggagctgcctcccccctgtccccctatgGAACCCCACCCTGCATCCTGCCCATCAGAGTGGTGGTGAAGGACTCTGTCTTCTGCTCTTGTCTCCCTGACATCCTCCTCTTCATTTATTCAG GTGCTTTCCAGTGGGAACGATTAGAAGAGGAtataaaaaagaagttgaaGGATCCAGAAAAAACTGAACTAGTGCTTGAGAAAGTTAAATGCATCCTGAAAACTCCAGGGAAG caaaactcTGTAAAGGTCTGCAGGTCTCACCAGATAAAACAGTTGTATAATACTTCCCTCAAGCTGTTCTTTAACACACCTGTCCTAGCTGATGTCATCTTCAAAATACAAG GTGCAACTGTACCAGCCCACAGGGCAGTTCTGGTGGCTCGCTGTGAGGTTATGGCAGCTATGTTTAATGGTAATTATCTAGAGGCAAATAGTGTCCTAGTTCCAGTGTATGGGGTTTCCAAAGAcactttcctctcctttctagAGTATCTTTATACCGACTCCTGCTGCCCAG CCAGTATTCTCCAAGCTATGTCTCTGTTGATCTGTGCAGAGATGTACCAAGTAATGAGACTTCAGCATATTTGTGAGCTTTATATTATCACTCAACTCCAGAGCATGCCTAGCAGGGAACTGGCATCCACCAGTCTCAGTATTGTTAGCTTGCTCAAAAAAGCTAAG TTTCACAATTCTGATTGCCTTTCAACATGGCTTCTTCATTTTATTGCCACTAACTACCTCATCTTCAGCCAAAAACCTGAATTTCAAGAACTTTCAG TGGAGGAGCGCAATTTCGTAGAGATGCACCGATGGCCTTCCAATTTGTACCTGAAGCAGCTTGCTGATTACAGGAACTATATCCACTCTCAGAAGTGCCACTGCACAGTAATGTAA
- the RFESD gene encoding Rieske domain-containing protein isoform X2, producing MLDLIILSIHFFICFLISIAIWCGAKDVDLHSSSRGAAEIRPDGLIFIGKEEDIKKSGRITAKINGREIVVFYHEGKFHALDSRCYHEGGPLCRGEIEDIHGQACIVCPWHKFKITLETGEGLYEGINPLEPSPTPQWQSKGVKQRIHKLTIDNGSVYVCPPDLSVSFDSDYFAEKYKNGGELAMGKQSHSEVAE from the exons ATGCTGGACCTCATCATCCTCAGCATCCATTTCTTCATCTGCTTTCTCATATCCATTGCCATCTGGTGTGGAGCAAAG GATGTAGATTTGCACAGCTcaagcagaggagcagctgaaataAGGCCAGATGGTCTTATATTTATTGGCAAAGAAGAGGACATAAAGAAGTCTGGAAGAATAACAGCCAAAATCAATGGCAGAGAAATTGTTGTTTTCTACCATGAGGGGAAATTTCATGCTCTGGACTCTCGCTGCTACC ATGAAGGAGGCCCTTTGTGTCGTGGAGAAATAGAG GATATCCATGGCCAAGCATGTATTGTTTGTCCTTGGCATAAGTTTAAAATTACCTTGGAAACAGGAGAAGGATTATATGAAGGAATAAACCCTCTGGAGCCATCACCAACACCACAGTGGCAATCAAAAGGAGTCAAACAAAGGATTCATAAGCTCACAATAGACAATGGAAGCGTTTATGTGTGTCCTCCAGATTTGTCTGTGAGCTTTGACTCTGACTATTTTGCTGAAAAGTACAAAAATGGTGGTGAGTTAGCTATGGGAAAACAAAGCCACTCAGAAGTAGCAGAGTAG
- the RHOBTB3 gene encoding rho-related BTB domain-containing protein 3 isoform X1 — translation MSVNIVAFGNERDGFSEDSQQPSLIWSYLGRSALISQIDSSLSDSHVGNPVFTEYQACVFGNVRLVVHDCPIWDIFASDWYTSCRLIGGADIIVIKYSVNDKTSFQELKDSYVPMVKKALNHCSVPVIISAIGARKNGVPCTCPLCTSDRRSCVTTSEGVQLAKELGATYLELHTLNDFYIQKYFGGVLEYFMIQSLNQKSSEKMKKRKKIQKCHRVQPPQLEQPEKMPILKGEASHYNTDLHNLLCGCQCADVAFYPEDLSTVAEAHKVILCSVSPLFMLLFGVKSPADIPDTSIVQMAQSLFAVEAGAASPLSPYGTPPCILPIRVVVKDSVFCSCLPDILLFIYSGAFQWERLEEDIKKKLKDPEKTELVLEKVKCILKTPGKQNSVKVCRSHQIKQLYNTSLKLFFNTPVLADVIFKIQGATVPAHRAVLVARCEVMAAMFNGNYLEANSVLVPVYGVSKDTFLSFLEYLYTDSCCPASILQAMSLLICAEMYQVMRLQHICELYIITQLQSMPSRELASTSLSIVSLLKKAKFHNSDCLSTWLLHFIATNYLIFSQKPEFQELSVEERNFVEMHRWPSNLYLKQLADYRNYIHSQKCHCTVM, via the exons AT gtcAGTTAATATTGTAGCTTTTGGGAATGAAAGAGATGGTTTTTCTGAGGACAGCCAGCAGCCCAGCCTGATCTGGAGCTATCTCGGGAGAAGTGCTCTCATTTCCCAGATCGACAGCAGCTTGTCTGACAGTCATGTTGGAAACCCAGTTTTTACTGAATATCAAGCCTGCGTGTTTGGAAATGTCAGACTGGTGGTACACGACTGTCCTATCTGG gatataTTTGCCAGTGACTGGTACACCTCTTGCAGACTCATTGGAGGAGCTGATATTATTGTGATTAAATATTCTGTCAATGACAAGACTTCATTTCAAGAACTAAAGGACAGTTATGTCCCAATGgtaaaaaaagcattaaacCACTGCTCAGTTCCAGTAATAATTTCTGCTATTGGTGCAAGAAAAAACG GAGTGCCTTGCACCTGTCCCCTGTGCACTTCAGACAGGAGGAGCTGTGTCACAACGTCTGAGGGAGTTCAGCTTGCAAAGGAACTAGGAGCCACTTACCTGGAACTGCACACTCTTAATGACTTCTACATACAGAAGTACTTTGGAGGAGTG cTGGAATATTTTATGATCCAAAGTTTGAATCAGAAGTcatctgaaaaaatgaaaaagaggaaaaagattcAGAAGTgccatcgagtccaaccaccTCAGCTTGAACAGCCAG aaaaaatgcCAATCCTGAAGGGTGAAGCCTCTCACTACAACACAGACCTGCACAACCTGCTCTGTGGCTGCCAGTGCGCTGACGTGGCCTTCTACCCTGAGGACCTCAGCACAGTGGCAGAGGCGCACAAGGTCATCCTCTGCTCCGTCAGCCCCCTCTTCATGCTGCTCTTCGGGGTGAAGAGCCCTGCCGACATCCCTGACACCTCCATCGTGCAGATGGCGCAGAGTCTCTTTGCtgtggaggcaggagctgcctcccccctgtccccctatgGAACCCCACCCTGCATCCTGCCCATCAGAGTGGTGGTGAAGGACTCTGTCTTCTGCTCTTGTCTCCCTGACATCCTCCTCTTCATTTATTCAG GTGCTTTCCAGTGGGAACGATTAGAAGAGGAtataaaaaagaagttgaaGGATCCAGAAAAAACTGAACTAGTGCTTGAGAAAGTTAAATGCATCCTGAAAACTCCAGGGAAG caaaactcTGTAAAGGTCTGCAGGTCTCACCAGATAAAACAGTTGTATAATACTTCCCTCAAGCTGTTCTTTAACACACCTGTCCTAGCTGATGTCATCTTCAAAATACAAG GTGCAACTGTACCAGCCCACAGGGCAGTTCTGGTGGCTCGCTGTGAGGTTATGGCAGCTATGTTTAATGGTAATTATCTAGAGGCAAATAGTGTCCTAGTTCCAGTGTATGGGGTTTCCAAAGAcactttcctctcctttctagAGTATCTTTATACCGACTCCTGCTGCCCAG CCAGTATTCTCCAAGCTATGTCTCTGTTGATCTGTGCAGAGATGTACCAAGTAATGAGACTTCAGCATATTTGTGAGCTTTATATTATCACTCAACTCCAGAGCATGCCTAGCAGGGAACTGGCATCCACCAGTCTCAGTATTGTTAGCTTGCTCAAAAAAGCTAAG TTTCACAATTCTGATTGCCTTTCAACATGGCTTCTTCATTTTATTGCCACTAACTACCTCATCTTCAGCCAAAAACCTGAATTTCAAGAACTTTCAG TGGAGGAGCGCAATTTCGTAGAGATGCACCGATGGCCTTCCAATTTGTACCTGAAGCAGCTTGCTGATTACAGGAACTATATCCACTCTCAGAAGTGCCACTGCACAGTAATGTAA
- the RFESD gene encoding Rieske domain-containing protein isoform X1, whose translation MHVMTDTNKAWQIDNVKRGNAGPHHPQHPFLHLLSHIHCHLVWSKGFEGRRWLKCRDVDLHSSSRGAAEIRPDGLIFIGKEEDIKKSGRITAKINGREIVVFYHEGKFHALDSRCYHEGGPLCRGEIEDIHGQACIVCPWHKFKITLETGEGLYEGINPLEPSPTPQWQSKGVKQRIHKLTIDNGSVYVCPPDLSVSFDSDYFAEKYKNGGELAMGKQSHSEVAE comes from the exons ATGCACGTCATGACAGATACCAACAAGGCCTGGCAGATAGACAACGTGAAGAGAGGCAATGCTGGACCTCATCATCCTCAGCATCCATTTCTTCATCTGCTTTCTCATATCCATTGCCATCTGGTGTGGAGCAAAG GTTTTGAGGGGAGAAGGTGGTTAAAGTGCAGA GATGTAGATTTGCACAGCTcaagcagaggagcagctgaaataAGGCCAGATGGTCTTATATTTATTGGCAAAGAAGAGGACATAAAGAAGTCTGGAAGAATAACAGCCAAAATCAATGGCAGAGAAATTGTTGTTTTCTACCATGAGGGGAAATTTCATGCTCTGGACTCTCGCTGCTACC ATGAAGGAGGCCCTTTGTGTCGTGGAGAAATAGAG GATATCCATGGCCAAGCATGTATTGTTTGTCCTTGGCATAAGTTTAAAATTACCTTGGAAACAGGAGAAGGATTATATGAAGGAATAAACCCTCTGGAGCCATCACCAACACCACAGTGGCAATCAAAAGGAGTCAAACAAAGGATTCATAAGCTCACAATAGACAATGGAAGCGTTTATGTGTGTCCTCCAGATTTGTCTGTGAGCTTTGACTCTGACTATTTTGCTGAAAAGTACAAAAATGGTGGTGAGTTAGCTATGGGAAAACAAAGCCACTCAGAAGTAGCAGAGTAG